The following DNA comes from Chloroflexota bacterium.
ACCAAGCGGTGATTCTAAGCAGGACTTTTTCTACCGCAACGGACAAGGATCGGGCTTCGTCTGGGACACTGAAGGGCACATCGTAACGAACCGGCATGTTGTCGCGGATGCCGAGCGCATCACGGTCGTGTTCTCGGACGGCAGCGAAACGGACGCAGAAGTTGTGGGCATGGACGATGATTCGGACTTGGCGGTGATTAAGATTGACCGCGATGCCGAACTCTTGCAGCCCGTAACGCTCGGCGACAGCAATGCCGTGCGCGTCGGGCAGCTCGCCATCACCATCGGCAATCCATTCGGGCAGGAGTTCTCCACGACCACGGGCATTGTGAGCGCCATCGGCCGCACCCTGCGCGCCGGCGAATCACTCTTTTCGCTGCCGAAGGTGATACAGACGGACGCGCCGATGAACCCCGGCAATTCCGGCGGGCCTTTGCTCGACAGGCGGGGCCAGGTCATCGGCATTGACGCGCAGATTATCACGCGGTCAGGCGCGAACACCGGCATAGGATTCGCCATCCCCGTCAACATCGCCAAGCAGGTGGTGCCGGAACTCATCAGCAGCGGCACATTTACCTACTCGTGGCTGGGCATCCGCGGCACTGACATTCGTGCCGAGACTGCAGAGTTGATGGGCGCGCCTGCGGATACTCGCGGCGCTCTGGTGATTGCGCTCGCGGACGGCGGACCTGCGCAAAAGGCGGGTCTGCTCGGCAGCACCAGGTCAATGCAGACCGACGAAGGC
Coding sequences within:
- a CDS encoding PDZ domain-containing protein, translated to MRQADRTIFVRAPMPLLLVGLFLALFTITACTSAPAAQVDADAAALTNTGNTAHGQAETTQASWQGSNDTAGSVQAQPESPSANNSNTATTVELDADSVVAAYEKVIGDVHDNVLPSVVSIFVLNRVEFTGQIPSIPSPFPFGQTTPPSGDSKQDFFYRNGQGSGFVWDTEGHIVTNRHVVADAERITVVFSDGSETDAEVVGMDDDSDLAVIKIDRDAELLQPVTLGDSNAVRVGQLAITIGNPFGQEFSTTTGIVSAIGRTLRAGESLFSLPKVIQTDAPMNPGNSGGPLLDRRGQVIGIDAQIITRSGANTGIGFAIPVNIAKQVVPELISSGTFTYSWLGIRGTDIRAETAELMGAPADTRGALVIALADGGPAQKAGLLGSTRSMQTDEGSIRYGGDVITAVDDNPIGGMNDLIIYLLENTRPGDAVRVSVVRDGGEVTHLWVTLEPRPQAPN